Proteins encoded within one genomic window of Fusobacterium sp. SYSU M8D902:
- the rpsS gene encoding 30S ribosomal protein S19, translated as MARSLKKGPFCDHHLMKKVEEAVASENLKAVIKTWSRRSTIFPNFIGITFGVYNGKKHIPVHVTEQMVGHKLGEFAPTRTYYGHGVDKKKKK; from the coding sequence ATGGCTAGATCATTAAAAAAAGGACCTTTCTGTGACCACCACTTAATGAAAAAAGTAGAAGAGGCAGTAGCTTCTGAAAACTTAAAAGCAGTTATTAAGACTTGGTCAAGAAGATCAACAATATTCCCTAACTTCATCGGAATCACTTTTGGTGTATATAACGGGAAAAAACATATCCCTGTTCACGTAACTGAGCAAATGGTTGGACATAAATTAGGAGAATTCGCTCCAACTAGAACTTACTATGGACACGGAGTAGACAAGAAAAAGAAAAAATAA
- the rplW gene encoding 50S ribosomal protein L23, whose amino-acid sequence MTAYDIIKRPVITEKSEMLRREYNKYTFEVNTKANKIQIRKAVEEIFNVKVESVSTLNSKPVVKRHGMKLYKTQAKKKAIVKLAQGSTITYFKEV is encoded by the coding sequence ATGACAGCTTATGATATCATCAAAAGACCTGTTATCACTGAGAAAAGTGAAATGTTAAGAAGAGAGTATAACAAATATACTTTCGAAGTAAACACAAAAGCAAACAAAATTCAAATAAGAAAAGCTGTAGAGGAAATATTTAACGTAAAAGTTGAATCTGTATCTACTTTAAACAGCAAACCAGTTGTTAAAAGACACGGAATGAAACTTTACAAAACTCAAGCTAAAAAGAAGGCTATTGTTAAATTAGCTCAAGGAAGCACAATCACTTATTTTAAAGAAGTGTAA
- the rpsC gene encoding 30S ribosomal protein S3 has product MGQKVDPRGLRLGITRSWDSNWYADKKEYAKYFHEDVKIREYVKKNYFHAGIAKVKIERTSPSNVVVLVYTAKAGIIIGRKGAEIDNLRVNLEKLTGKKVTVKVQEVKEFNKDAVLVAENIATSIEKRVAYKRAVSQAVMRAMRAGAKGIKVMVSGRLNGAEIARAEWVVEGKVPLHTLRADIDYATATAHTTYGALGIKVWVFHGEVLPTKREGGEA; this is encoded by the coding sequence GTGGGACAAAAAGTAGACCCTAGAGGACTAAGACTTGGAATAACAAGATCTTGGGATTCTAACTGGTATGCAGATAAAAAGGAATACGCTAAGTACTTCCATGAAGATGTAAAAATCAGAGAGTATGTCAAGAAAAACTACTTCCACGCAGGAATAGCGAAGGTAAAGATCGAAAGAACTTCTCCTTCAAATGTAGTAGTTCTTGTTTACACAGCTAAAGCAGGAATAATCATCGGAAGAAAAGGTGCTGAAATAGATAACTTAAGAGTAAATCTTGAGAAATTAACAGGAAAGAAAGTAACTGTAAAAGTACAAGAAGTTAAAGAATTTAACAAAGATGCTGTACTAGTTGCTGAAAACATTGCTACATCTATCGAGAAAAGGGTAGCATACAAAAGAGCTGTAAGCCAAGCTGTAATGAGAGCTATGAGAGCTGGAGCTAAAGGAATCAAAGTTATGGTTTCAGGAAGACTAAATGGAGCAGAAATTGCCAGAGCTGAGTGGGTAGTTGAAGGAAAAGTTCCTTTACATACATTAAGAGCTGATATTGATTATGCAACAGCAACAGCTCACACAACTTATGGAGCTCTTGGAATAAAAGTATGGGTTTTCCATGGTGAAGTTCTTCCAACTAAAAGGGAAGGAGGAGAAGCGTAG
- the rpsJ gene encoding 30S ribosomal protein S10, which produces MASNKLRIYLKAYDHTLLDQSAKKIAEVAKKSRAEIAGPMPLPTKIRKYTVLRSVHVNKDSREQFEMRVHRRMVEINNSTQKTIASLTAVNLPAGVGIEIKQI; this is translated from the coding sequence ATGGCTTCTAACAAATTAAGAATCTACTTAAAAGCTTATGATCACACTTTATTAGATCAATCAGCTAAGAAAATAGCGGAAGTTGCTAAAAAGTCTAGAGCGGAGATCGCAGGACCTATGCCATTACCTACTAAAATTAGAAAGTACACTGTATTAAGATCAGTGCATGTAAACAAGGATTCAAGAGAACAATTTGAAATGAGAGTACACAGAAGAATGGTTGAAATCAACAATTCTACACAAAAGACAATAGCTTCGTTAACAGCAGTTAACTTACCAGCTGGTGTTGGAATAGAAATCAAACAAATCTAG
- the rplC gene encoding 50S ribosomal protein L3: MSGILAKKIGMTQIFEDGKFIPVTVVEAGPNFVLQKKTVENDGYTALQLGFDEKKEKNTTKPVMGIFKKAGVNPQRFVKELRVDSVEGYELGQEIKVDVLAEVAYVDITGTSKGKGTSGVMKRHGFGGNRASHGVSRNHRLGGSIGMSSWPGKVLKGKRMAGQYGNETVTVQNLKVVKVDAENNLLLIKGAVPGAKNGYIVVKPAVKK; the protein is encoded by the coding sequence ATGTCAGGAATTTTAGCAAAGAAAATTGGAATGACTCAAATTTTTGAAGATGGAAAATTCATTCCAGTAACAGTTGTTGAAGCTGGTCCTAACTTCGTACTACAAAAGAAAACTGTAGAAAACGATGGATATACAGCTCTACAATTAGGATTTGATGAGAAAAAAGAGAAAAACACTACTAAACCAGTAATGGGAATCTTCAAGAAAGCAGGAGTAAACCCTCAAAGATTCGTAAAAGAATTAAGAGTTGACTCAGTTGAAGGTTATGAATTAGGTCAAGAGATCAAAGTTGATGTACTTGCTGAAGTAGCTTATGTAGATATTACAGGAACTTCAAAAGGTAAAGGAACATCAGGAGTTATGAAGAGACACGGATTCGGTGGAAACAGAGCTTCTCACGGGGTATCTAGAAACCACAGACTAGGTGGATCTATCGGAATGTCAAGTTGGCCTGGTAAAGTATTAAAAGGAAAAAGAATGGCTGGACAATATGGTAACGAAACAGTAACAGTTCAAAACTTAAAAGTAGTTAAAGTTGATGCAGAAAACAACTTATTACTAATAAAAGGTGCAGTACCTGGAGCAAAGAACGGTTACATAGTTGTTAAACCAGCTGTAAAAAAATAA
- the rplB gene encoding 50S ribosomal protein L2 — MAIRKMKPITNGQRGMSRLVNTDLDNVRPEKSLTVPLKSAYGRDNYGHRTCRDRQKGHKRLYRIIDFKRNKLDIPARVESIEYDPNRTANIALLFYVDGEKRYILAPKGLKKGDMVMAGSQAEIKPGNALKIKDMPVGVQIHNIELQRGKGGQLVRSAGTAARLVAKEGTYCHVELPSGELRLIHGECMATIGEVGNSEHSLVQIGKAGRNRHMGKRPHVRGSVMNPCDHPHGGGEGKNPVGRKAPLTPWGKPALGVKTRGKKTTDKFIVRRRNDK; from the coding sequence ATGGCTATTAGAAAAATGAAACCTATTACTAATGGACAAAGAGGAATGTCAAGATTAGTTAATACGGATTTAGATAATGTAAGACCTGAAAAGTCTTTAACTGTACCTTTAAAATCTGCATATGGTAGAGACAACTATGGACACAGAACATGTAGAGATAGACAAAAAGGACACAAAAGACTTTACAGAATTATCGATTTCAAGAGAAATAAATTAGATATACCTGCTAGAGTAGAATCTATCGAGTATGATCCAAATAGAACAGCTAATATAGCTCTTTTATTCTACGTTGATGGAGAGAAAAGATATATACTAGCTCCTAAAGGACTAAAAAAAGGTGACATGGTTATGGCAGGATCTCAAGCTGAGATTAAACCAGGAAACGCACTTAAAATAAAAGATATGCCAGTAGGGGTTCAAATTCACAATATTGAACTACAAAGAGGAAAGGGTGGACAATTAGTTAGATCTGCAGGAACTGCAGCAAGACTAGTTGCAAAAGAAGGAACTTACTGTCACGTTGAGTTACCATCAGGTGAGTTAAGATTAATTCACGGTGAATGTATGGCTACAATCGGTGAAGTAGGAAACTCAGAACATAGCTTAGTACAAATTGGTAAAGCTGGAAGAAACAGACATATGGGAAAAAGACCTCATGTAAGAGGATCTGTAATGAACCCTTGTGATCACCCTCATGGAGGAGGAGAAGGAAAGAATCCTGTAGGTAGAAAAGCTCCTTTAACACCTTGGGGAAAACCTGCTTTAGGTGTTAAAACTAGAGGTAAGAAAACTACAGATAAGTTTATCGTAAGAAGAAGAAACGATAAGTAA
- the rplD gene encoding 50S ribosomal protein L4, protein MAVLNIYDLTGTQTGTVEVKDTVFGIEPNQAVLHEVLTAELAAARQGTAATKTRAMVRGGGRKPFKQKGTGRARQGSIRAPHMVGGGVTFGPHPRSYEKKVNKKVRNLALRSALSAKVANGDILVLEGTIETPKTKTIIALTNAVNATNKQLFVVNDLAELNDYNLYLSVRNLENAVVLQPNEIGVYWLLKQEKVIVTREALTTIEEVLG, encoded by the coding sequence ATGGCAGTTTTAAACATATATGACTTGACAGGAACTCAAACTGGAACTGTAGAAGTTAAAGATACAGTGTTTGGGATTGAGCCTAATCAAGCAGTACTTCATGAAGTACTAACTGCAGAATTAGCAGCTGCTAGACAAGGAACTGCAGCTACTAAGACTAGAGCAATGGTTAGAGGAGGAGGAAGAAAACCTTTTAAACAAAAAGGAACTGGTAGAGCTAGACAAGGAAGTATCAGAGCTCCTCACATGGTTGGTGGAGGAGTAACATTCGGTCCTCACCCAAGATCATACGAGAAAAAAGTTAACAAGAAAGTTAGAAACTTAGCATTAAGATCAGCTTTATCTGCTAAAGTTGCTAACGGAGATATCTTAGTTCTTGAAGGAACTATCGAAACTCCAAAAACAAAAACAATAATTGCTTTAACAAATGCAGTTAATGCAACTAACAAGCAATTATTCGTAGTAAATGATTTAGCAGAGTTAAACGATTACAACTTATACTTATCAGTAAGAAACTTAGAGAACGCAGTTGTATTACAACCAAACGAGATCGGAGTTTACTGGTTATTAAAGCAAGAGAAAGTAATCGTAACTAGAGAGGCACTAACTACAATAGAGGAGGTGCTTGGATAA
- the rplV gene encoding 50S ribosomal protein L22 — protein MEARAITRYVRMSPRKARLVADLVRGKSALEALDILEYTNKKSARLIKKTLASAIANATNNFKMDEDKLVVSTIMINDGPALKRIMPRAMGRADIIRKPTAHIVVAVSEK, from the coding sequence GTGGAAGCTAGAGCAATTACGAGATACGTAAGAATGTCTCCTAGAAAAGCTAGATTAGTAGCTGACTTAGTGAGAGGAAAATCAGCACTAGAAGCATTAGATATTCTAGAATATACAAATAAAAAATCAGCTAGATTAATAAAGAAGACATTAGCATCAGCTATTGCTAATGCAACTAACAACTTCAAAATGGACGAAGATAAGTTAGTAGTTTCAACAATTATGATAAATGATGGACCAGCTCTTAAGAGAATAATGCCTAGAGCTATGGGAAGAGCAGATATAATCAGAAAGCCAACAGCTCACATTGTTGTTGCTGTTTCTGAAAAGTAG